A single genomic interval of Halomonas sp. GT harbors:
- a CDS encoding YqaA family protein has protein sequence MFSLFWVALASATLLPGGSEVWLARLWCLGEPALGLWFVATAGNTLGSMINVALGRYARQFQHRRWFPASPTGLARAERWYKRFGEVSLLLSWAPVLGDPLTVLAGIFRLPWWRALLWIVVAKGARYALLLALAHQWLAPLCG, from the coding sequence ATGTTTAGCCTATTTTGGGTGGCGCTGGCTAGCGCCACCTTACTACCTGGCGGCTCAGAAGTGTGGCTGGCAAGGTTGTGGTGCTTAGGCGAGCCCGCGCTTGGGCTTTGGTTCGTCGCCACCGCTGGCAACACACTAGGCAGTATGATTAACGTGGCGCTGGGACGTTATGCTCGTCAGTTTCAACATCGTCGCTGGTTCCCTGCGTCGCCTACTGGGCTAGCGCGCGCAGAGCGTTGGTATAAACGTTTTGGTGAAGTTAGCTTGCTGCTTTCGTGGGCGCCCGTACTGGGTGATCCCCTTACGGTACTCGCAGGTATCTTTAGACTGCCCTGGTGGCGTGCGCTTCTCTGGATTGTGGTGGCCAAAGGGGCGCGCTATGCGTTGCTGTTAGCGCTAGCCCACCAATGGTTGGCACCGCTTTGCGGATAA
- the ybiO gene encoding mechanosensitive channel protein, producing MTPLRLFPWLGVWLLMLFAFLTTPALAQTSLSAQSEDTANAEEQPSYSALADLLEDEQARQELIELLRNQASALPNELTSELSPEAAAQGSDLAPEDVSLPRQLAELTSRVVGDVGGQIEQAVSVVGGLFTGQGAGTFDMAAFVSAAINLGIVIVTTFAIFLLSRRLAKPLFTKISGWSQQGSGLTPVLRLVLCVAIAAVVDVLLVAFAYVGGNLVAAFAVGETGELSTRASLFLNAFLVIELLKAGVRMLFSSRYEGLRLLPISAKEASYWNRWLARLIGMVGYGLMVVVPLVNFYIAATLGQAVGTFIMLLAFIYAVGVVLKNRVRLRDNLNQMAARATMTASRVSLRLFARTWHLFALLYFLMVFVLTLTRPGDALPFVLFATLKTLAAVVIGLLISAFLTQTIGRRIQLSDDLRRKLPMLEVRLNSYVPNALRVLRTVLLIAVIMVVLDAWGVFNLAAWYASERGANLVGKLTSVAIILIVAFGVWLGLASLIEHKLNPETGHGEPSARAKTLLSLFRNALVIAMVTITGMIVLSEIGINIGPLIAGAGVLGLAIGFGAQKLVQDVITGVFIQIENAMNTGDVVTVGGVTGTAERLSIRSVGIRDLSGTYHIVPFSSVDTVSNYMREYGNHVGEYGIGYNESIDEAIEQLQLAFEDLKESEEHSHKLLADLTVAGVTALADSSVNIRVVIKTTPGDQWGVGRAYNRLVKLRFDAAGIEIPFPHTTLYFGETKGGKTPPANVRVLDSTAERKKVETSPIRQESEQPSNQSAQATNEPDHLKPDHGDVDDV from the coding sequence GTGACGCCATTACGTTTATTCCCCTGGCTAGGCGTCTGGTTATTGATGCTATTCGCCTTTCTGACAACGCCTGCACTGGCGCAAACGTCGCTAAGTGCGCAGAGCGAAGACACCGCTAACGCAGAAGAGCAACCCTCCTATTCGGCACTTGCCGATCTGCTGGAAGATGAGCAGGCGCGCCAAGAGCTGATTGAGCTGTTGCGAAACCAAGCGTCAGCATTACCCAATGAGCTTACCAGTGAATTATCACCGGAGGCCGCCGCCCAGGGCAGCGACCTTGCCCCTGAGGATGTGTCGCTGCCCCGGCAGCTTGCAGAGCTAACCAGCCGCGTAGTGGGGGATGTTGGCGGCCAGATAGAGCAGGCGGTGTCCGTTGTAGGTGGCCTGTTTACCGGTCAAGGGGCGGGCACCTTCGACATGGCCGCGTTTGTTAGTGCGGCAATTAATCTAGGTATCGTGATTGTTACGACATTCGCGATATTTTTACTTTCCCGTCGTTTGGCTAAACCGTTATTCACTAAAATCAGTGGCTGGTCTCAACAGGGCAGTGGTTTAACGCCCGTGCTGCGTTTGGTGTTGTGTGTCGCTATTGCTGCCGTCGTAGATGTGTTATTGGTTGCTTTTGCCTATGTTGGCGGTAACTTGGTGGCGGCGTTTGCGGTAGGGGAAACGGGCGAACTCTCTACTCGTGCCTCGCTATTCCTAAACGCTTTCCTGGTTATTGAACTGTTGAAAGCCGGTGTGCGTATGCTGTTCTCTTCCCGCTATGAAGGGCTGCGCTTGTTACCTATTTCAGCAAAAGAAGCTTCCTACTGGAATCGCTGGTTAGCGCGTTTAATCGGCATGGTTGGCTATGGCTTGATGGTGGTCGTGCCACTGGTTAATTTCTATATTGCGGCAACCTTGGGCCAAGCAGTCGGCACCTTTATTATGCTGTTGGCCTTCATCTATGCGGTAGGTGTCGTGCTTAAAAACCGCGTACGCCTGCGTGATAATCTTAACCAGATGGCAGCGCGAGCGACAATGACCGCCAGCCGAGTATCGCTGCGCTTGTTTGCTCGAACCTGGCACTTATTCGCATTGCTCTACTTCCTGATGGTGTTTGTGCTTACGTTGACACGCCCTGGGGATGCATTGCCGTTTGTACTGTTCGCCACATTGAAGACATTGGCAGCCGTGGTCATCGGCCTGTTGATCTCGGCGTTCCTTACGCAAACGATTGGCCGTCGTATACAGCTATCCGATGATCTGCGTCGTAAGCTACCGATGCTGGAAGTGCGCTTAAATAGCTATGTGCCCAATGCCTTACGCGTGCTGCGCACCGTGTTATTAATAGCGGTCATTATGGTCGTGTTGGATGCCTGGGGAGTGTTTAACTTAGCGGCATGGTATGCCTCTGAACGTGGCGCTAACCTCGTTGGGAAACTTACCAGCGTTGCCATAATCCTGATCGTTGCGTTCGGTGTGTGGCTGGGGCTAGCGAGTTTGATCGAACATAAGCTCAACCCGGAAACGGGGCATGGCGAGCCTTCTGCGCGTGCTAAAACGCTGCTGAGTCTGTTCCGTAACGCCCTAGTGATTGCCATGGTGACGATTACCGGCATGATCGTATTATCGGAAATAGGCATTAATATCGGGCCGCTCATTGCTGGTGCCGGTGTGCTGGGCTTGGCGATTGGTTTTGGTGCCCAAAAGTTGGTGCAGGATGTTATTACGGGTGTCTTTATTCAGATAGAGAATGCCATGAATACCGGTGATGTGGTGACAGTAGGCGGTGTCACCGGTACTGCTGAGCGATTAAGTATCCGTTCGGTAGGGATACGTGATTTGTCGGGCACCTACCACATCGTGCCGTTCTCCAGTGTTGATACTGTGTCGAACTATATGCGTGAGTACGGTAACCACGTCGGCGAATACGGTATTGGCTATAACGAGAGCATTGATGAGGCGATTGAGCAGCTGCAGTTGGCGTTCGAAGATCTGAAAGAGAGCGAAGAACACAGCCATAAGCTGCTGGCTGACCTGACAGTTGCAGGCGTTACCGCGCTGGCCGACAGCTCTGTCAATATTCGTGTGGTGATCAAAACGACGCCGGGCGATCAGTGGGGGGTTGGACGTGCCTACAACCGCTTAGTGAAGCTGCGCTTTGATGCAGCAGGTATCGAGATTCCATTCCCGCATACCACGCTCTATTTTGGTGAAACGAAAGGTGGCAAAACACCCCCCGCTAATGTGCGCGTGTTGGACTCCACTGCTGAACGGAAAAAGGTAGAAACATCGCCAATCCGTCAGGAAAGCGAACAGCCATCAAATCAGTCAGCTCAGGCCACAAATGAGCCTGATCATCTAAAACCTGATCATGGTGATGTTGATGATGTGTAA
- a CDS encoding IclR family transcriptional regulator, translating to MSDVKRRSVGRPAGATKASGGHSQSLVRGLTLLEHLSASPLGLALSELAEMADLAPSTTHRLLQALQSQGFVTQESEQGLWRIDVKTFRIGNSFLEARDVVAHSRPFLRRLTAETGETANLGIRDGATAVFLAQHESPQMMRMITRLGSRAPLHASGVGKALMAWMSEDERTALLKGYDLARVTENTLHQTDELLIEMATIRAQGFACDREEHAVGLHCVAACIHDEHGTPLAAISVSGPMARIPEERLLALGALVRTIANEITLQLGGQLPQ from the coding sequence GTGAGTGACGTAAAGCGTAGGTCAGTCGGACGTCCGGCGGGGGCCACCAAGGCGAGCGGTGGGCACAGCCAATCATTAGTACGTGGCCTCACGCTATTAGAGCATTTGTCAGCAAGCCCATTAGGGTTAGCTTTATCGGAGTTGGCGGAAATGGCTGATCTTGCGCCATCCACCACTCACCGGTTGTTACAAGCGCTACAAAGCCAAGGGTTCGTGACTCAAGAGAGTGAGCAGGGGCTTTGGCGTATTGATGTTAAAACCTTCCGCATTGGTAATAGCTTTTTAGAAGCACGTGACGTTGTCGCCCATAGCAGGCCCTTTTTACGCCGTTTAACCGCAGAAACGGGTGAAACCGCGAATCTAGGGATTCGGGATGGTGCGACGGCGGTATTTCTTGCCCAGCATGAGTCACCGCAGATGATGCGAATGATTACTCGTCTAGGCTCGCGGGCGCCGCTGCATGCTTCTGGGGTGGGAAAAGCCCTAATGGCTTGGATGAGCGAAGACGAGCGTACCGCGCTGCTTAAGGGTTACGACCTTGCCCGGGTGACTGAAAATACGCTGCATCAAACCGATGAGCTGTTGATCGAAATGGCCACAATTCGTGCTCAGGGGTTTGCCTGTGACCGCGAGGAACACGCAGTAGGTTTACATTGTGTGGCTGCCTGCATTCATGATGAGCATGGTACGCCGCTAGCGGCTATCTCAGTCTCTGGACCCATGGCGCGTATTCCTGAAGAGCGTCTATTGGCGCTAGGTGCGTTAGTGCGCACCATCGCCAATGAAATCACCCTTCAGCTGGGTGGCCAATTGCCTCAATGA
- a CDS encoding BCCT family transporter, which produces MEKLAQRLGLRTDPTIFFVSAGLMLLFLVALIIAPETIGSIFATGRSWVVTNLGWFFIFGVSFWLVFLLWIALSRYGNIRLGGEDDRPEYGNISWFTMLFAGGIGTVLMFWGVAEPIFHFANPPHGDIEPHTVEAAREAMGFSLYHLGLHTWTIFTLPGLAFAYFIYRYDLPVRVSSVFYPLLKERIYGPIGKTIDIFAVLGTLFGVAVSIGLGTSQINAGLSELFGITDSVTTKVIIITVLTAVAVASIAGGLDKGVKLLSNVNIGLAVGLMLFVLFTGSTVFLLRGIIETLGIYISNIVPLSFWNDTLAQYTREEGSWGWQGNWTVFYWAWTVTWSPFIGLFVARISKGRTIREFVLGVLFAPSAFTLVWFAIFGWSAMEIDGIGAAAREQLGDQAGVMTAAVMESVPLAMFAFFEHFPAAKLIQGLAVVIVAIFFATSSDSASLVIDLLCTGDTEPGPIHQRIFWGVSEGAVAAMLIVLAGDAGLVALQQVITVIGLPIFIMVFAMVFSLMKALMKENIKIVRPRQAPHLDNL; this is translated from the coding sequence ATGGAAAAACTCGCGCAACGGCTGGGGCTGCGCACGGACCCAACTATTTTCTTTGTCTCTGCAGGGTTGATGCTACTGTTTCTTGTCGCACTCATCATTGCCCCCGAGACGATCGGAAGCATTTTTGCCACTGGCCGCAGCTGGGTGGTTACCAACCTTGGCTGGTTCTTTATTTTTGGAGTTAGTTTCTGGCTGGTTTTCCTGCTGTGGATAGCACTCAGCCGTTACGGCAATATTCGCTTGGGCGGCGAAGACGATCGGCCGGAGTACGGCAATATTTCCTGGTTCACCATGCTGTTTGCTGGCGGTATCGGCACGGTATTAATGTTCTGGGGAGTCGCCGAACCTATTTTCCACTTTGCCAACCCTCCCCACGGCGATATTGAGCCACATACGGTAGAAGCCGCCCGTGAAGCGATGGGCTTTTCGCTTTACCATTTGGGCTTGCATACCTGGACCATTTTCACCTTGCCAGGCCTAGCCTTTGCCTACTTCATTTACCGTTACGACCTACCTGTGCGCGTCAGCTCGGTGTTCTATCCGCTGCTCAAGGAGCGTATCTACGGCCCAATCGGTAAAACGATCGATATCTTTGCGGTGCTCGGAACGCTATTTGGAGTGGCCGTTTCTATCGGGCTAGGGACCTCTCAAATTAATGCAGGGCTAAGCGAACTCTTTGGTATTACTGATAGCGTGACCACTAAAGTCATTATCATCACCGTGTTAACGGCGGTTGCGGTAGCCTCTATTGCGGGCGGGCTGGATAAAGGCGTAAAGCTGCTTTCCAACGTCAATATCGGCCTGGCCGTAGGATTGATGTTGTTTGTATTGTTTACCGGTTCTACGGTTTTTCTCCTGCGCGGCATTATCGAAACGCTTGGCATTTATATTTCCAATATCGTGCCTTTGTCGTTCTGGAACGACACGCTGGCGCAATATACGCGTGAAGAAGGCAGTTGGGGCTGGCAGGGCAACTGGACGGTCTTTTACTGGGCCTGGACAGTGACGTGGTCTCCCTTTATCGGCTTGTTTGTTGCTCGTATTTCCAAGGGTCGTACTATTCGTGAATTTGTCCTTGGTGTTCTGTTTGCACCTTCGGCGTTTACGCTGGTGTGGTTTGCTATTTTTGGCTGGTCGGCGATGGAAATAGATGGCATCGGCGCAGCCGCTCGCGAACAGCTGGGTGACCAAGCTGGCGTAATGACGGCCGCCGTCATGGAGAGCGTGCCCTTAGCGATGTTTGCGTTCTTTGAACATTTCCCTGCTGCTAAGCTGATTCAAGGACTTGCCGTGGTTATCGTGGCAATTTTCTTTGCTACCTCATCAGACTCTGCTTCGTTGGTCATCGACCTGCTGTGTACCGGTGATACAGAACCCGGACCAATTCATCAGCGGATATTCTGGGGAGTCTCGGAAGGGGCCGTCGCTGCCATGCTGATCGTACTCGCAGGGGATGCGGGACTAGTGGCGCTTCAGCAAGTGATTACCGTCATCGGCCTCCCCATCTTTATTATGGTATTTGCCATGGTGTTTTCACTCATGAAGGCGCTAATGAAGGAAAATATCAAGATTGTACGCCCCCGGCAGGCTCCACACCTGGATAATCTGTAA